The Microcystis aeruginosa NIES-843 sequence TTGGTGCGATCGAGGTTAGCTTCGATGACGGTTCCCTTCGCCAAGCGGTCGGGGTTAGCGACCAATTCCTCCACTTCTGCCACCAAGAGGATCATTTCCAGCAGATTATCGAGATTTTCACCCCGCAGGGCGCTCACGGGAACCATGATCGTCTCACCGCCCCAATCTTCGGCCACCAGTCCCTGTTCGGTCAATTCCTGTTTAATCCGGTCGGGGTTAGCCGAGGGTTTATCCACTTTGTTAATCGCCACCACGATGGGGACTTCGGCGGCCCTGGCGTGACTGATTGCCTCTTTCGTTTGGGGTTGTACGCCGTCATCGGCGGCTACCACCAGCACGGCTATATCGGTGACTCTCGCCCCGCGGGCGCGCATAGCGGTAAAAGCTTCGTGGCCGGGGGTATCCAAAAAGACAATCTGTTCCGGTTTGCCGTTATGTTCCACATCGACGTGGTAAGCACCGATGTGCTGGGTGATGCCGCCTGCTTCCCCCTGGGCGACTTTGGTTTTGCGGATCGAGTCGAGGAGGGTGGTTTTACCGTGGTCAACGTGACCCATAATGGTGACGACGGGGGGACGACGCTGGAGACTTTCCCAGTCGGAGACATCGATCATTTCCGTGGTTTTGATCGCCGCCGACTGGGTGCTGGGGGTTTCCACGGCGATCTCGAAGTCCCTGGCGATCATTTCGATCGTGTCCACGTCGAGAGTTTGGGTGATATTAACCGCCATCCCTTTAAAAAATAGGGTTCTGATGATCTCAGTTTCGGGGACTTTCATCAATTCCGAGAGGTCGCGCACGGTGAGACTGCCGGTGACAACGATGCTTTCCGGGCGTTTTTCCTCTTGGGGTTCTTGGCGCTCGCTTTTCGGGCTGCCGGTGTGGGCGGTTGGTTTACTGGGCCGCTTAACTTTGACTGCTGTTGGGGTGCCGGGGGGGGCAGCTTTAGCGGTGGGCGGTTTGGGGGGACGAGCGGTGGAGAGGGTAAAACTGGGGGTATTAATTAACCCGGACAGTTCCGATTCTAGATCATCGTCATCTTCAAAGAGCGCTTGGGTGCGGCGTTTGTTTTTGCCGGCAGTTTTGGCGGTTTTGGCCGCTTTTTTTTCTTCCTCTTCTTCTTCTTCCCAGGTAGATTTTTTGGCCATGCGAGGGGGCATGGTGGGTCGTTTGAGTTTTTTGGGCCCGTCTGCTCCGAGCAATCCGGTATCTGTATCGATTTCTGTGCCATCAACACCAGATTTCTTGGTGGTATCGGTTTCCTCCTCGCTGGTAGCCGAGATTTTAGCGGGTAACCCGGGGCGAACCGGGCGCTTCAACTCCACTGTCTCCCGCACTTCTCTAGCTGGTTCCGCCAGTTTCGGGCTTTTTCCGTCGGGTTTGCGGTTGAGGGTCGGTTTTTCTGGTTTAGCCAAGCCTACCCTACGCTCAGGACTAGGGGCGTTTTCGCTCTCGCCGCGCTCGCGTTTTTCTCCCCGGGGCCTGTCGTTACTGCCAGGAGCATTTTTAGATCGGGGTTCTGGCCGTCCCGAGGCAGTTTCAGGGCGTGGTTTCGGGGTGAGGGAAGGTCGATTAGGTGGGGCGATTAAGGTGGGGGCTGCTTCTGGCACTAGCGGGGTTTCGGTCGGGGTTTCTTTAACACTGGGGCTATGAGATAGCATCTCTGCTGCAGTGGGGGGAGTTTTTTCGGCCGCCTCGTCGCGCCCTGGGGGAGCAACGAGGGGTTTAACCGGGGGACGGGGGGGACTGATTAAAGTCGGTTTGGCCGAGGAACCGGCTTGACCGGGATAGCTTTCCCCTTCTTCGCCGGTTTCGGGGCGGTTGTGTTTATGCAGGGCTAAAATCTTTTGTTTTTTTTCTTCGGCAGGACTAGCCGATTCTCGCTGACCCGTGCTATTTTTACTGGTACTCGAGGCCAATCCCTTCGCAGCGATTGCTTTGATGCGTTGGGCATCCTCTTCGCTGATCGTGCTACTGTGGCTCTTGTACTCGATGTTCAACTGGTCACAGATGTCCAAAATGTCTTTGTTGTCTAGATTCAATTCTTTTGATAAATCGTAAATTCTGACTTTCGTGTTACTCATCCATTATCCCCCGGCTAAAGTGTTAGTGATCCTATAAGTTGGCTGATTTTTTGATCCTCTCAGGACTGCCCCCTTTCCATGCTAACGATTTTGTGGCTATGATCGTCAATTTTAATCCTGATTTGAACGACCTTGCTTGGCAGTCCCGAGGCGCTCTTGCAAGGATTCATAGAGCGTTTCGGGAATATTGGCTTTTAGGGCCCGTCCGAGACGATTTTTTTGCCGGGCTAATTGCAGGCAATTAGGTTGCGGACAGATATAGGCAGCCCTTCCCATTCCTTGATCTAATTGTATCTGTCCGGACGGGTGTAGTCGGACAATTCGCCAAAAGGATTCTTTCGGGGCGAAGAGACGGCAGCTAATACAGCGTCGATAATTGACGAAGGGGTTCATTCTTGGTCTAAATCCTGCGCTTCTGGGTCGGTTTCATCGGTTTTTACCTCTTGTTCGCCTTTATAGAGGACTATATCCTTAATATCGATTTTCCAGCCCGTCAGACGGGCGGCTAGACGCACGTTCTGCCCTTCTTTGCCAATCGCTAAACTTAATTGATCCTGTGCCACCAGTACCAATGCTTGTCTTTCTTCGGCATTAGTGAACAAAACTTGGTCGATACGGGCGGGACTAAGGGCATTGGCGATGTAGGTGGCGGGATCTGGAGACCAGCGAATCACGTCGATTTTTTCCCCCCGCAATTCGTTAACCACGGCTTGAATCCTGGAACCTCTAGCCCCAATACAAGCCCCAACCGGATCCACGTCTCTCTCTAAGGTATCGACGGCGATTTTTGTCCGCGAACCAACGTGACGGGAGGGGGGATTGGCTTCCCGGGCGACGGCGACAATACGCACGATTTCCTCCTCGATTTCGGGAACTTCGTTGGCGAACAAATATACTACCAAACCCGCCGCCGCTCTGGAAACGATTAATTGCGGGCCGCGGTGAGAACCTTCCAGGACTTTTTTGAGCAGAACTTTAAAGGTGGCGTTAGCGCGATAGTTATCGTTGGGTAGCTGTTCCCGTTTGGGTAGTTCTGCTTCCACTTCCGGTTGACCGTAGGTGCTTTGTACCATGACAATAGCGGCCTGTCTTTCAAAACGGACGACCCGGGCCTGTAAAACCGTTCCTTCCAGATCTTGGAACTCCTCTTGAATCAATTTGCGTTGGTTATCCCGCAGTTTTTGCAGTAAAACCTGTTTAGTTTGAATCGCCGCCATGCGACCAAATTCTTTTTGGTCGGGGGTGACATCAAGAACTACTTCATCCCCTAACTGGGCCTCATCGGCCACTTCTTGCACTTCTTTGAGACCGATGTGATGGTCGGGATTGGTCACTTCTTCGACAATAGTTTTAGTAGAAAGGATGCGAAAGCCTTCTTCTTCTACGTCTAATTCCACATCAAAGTTATTGAAATAATCTTCATGGAATTGAGCAGCTTTTTCTAAACTTTGGGCGCGTCGATAACGTTCGTAACCCTTGATAAGTGCTTCACGCAAAGCCTCCTGTACGGCATTTTTGGGCAGATTATGTCGTTGGCTAATTTCTTCGAGCATTATTTTTAAACCAGGCAAATTAACAGTAGCCATAATTATTTTTTCTCCTTACTTTTGAGTTATTAGTTTTTTAGCCGTCAGCTTATCAGTTATCAGTTATCAGTTATCAGTTATCAGTTATCAGATGTAAGTTTTAAGTTAATCAGTTAGTTATTTATTTAGGTTCTTCGTTACTTGGCATGGTTCGATAGGGGAGCATAAATCGACTAAATCCTTATCTGGTAAGAGACTTAATTGATTAGTTCGCTCTAGATCAAAAACAATTGACAAAAATCGCCAAATGCCTTTCTATATAAGGGTTACATCCCTTATAACCCCCGTCTATTGCATAACACAAACCGAAGAGCCTTTATTTATCTTCATCTTTATCCCTGATTACTGATTACTGATTACTGATTACTGATTACTGATCACTGATTACTGATTACTGATTACTGCGCCGCTCATCTAAACGGACGCTGATGACAGTAGTGCGATCGATGGTCAGGGAGCGACCTTTTTGGTTAAGATAAATAGATTGCTCATCTCTACCTTGCAGTTTTCCGCGCCATTCTTGCGGTTTTCCTTGGCTATCCTGGCCGGT is a genomic window containing:
- the infB gene encoding translation initiation factor IF-2 yields the protein MSNTKVRIYDLSKELNLDNKDILDICDQLNIEYKSHSSTISEEDAQRIKAIAAKGLASSTSKNSTGQRESASPAEEKKQKILALHKHNRPETGEEGESYPGQAGSSAKPTLISPPRPPVKPLVAPPGRDEAAEKTPPTAAEMLSHSPSVKETPTETPLVPEAAPTLIAPPNRPSLTPKPRPETASGRPEPRSKNAPGSNDRPRGEKRERGESENAPSPERRVGLAKPEKPTLNRKPDGKSPKLAEPAREVRETVELKRPVRPGLPAKISATSEEETDTTKKSGVDGTEIDTDTGLLGADGPKKLKRPTMPPRMAKKSTWEEEEEEEKKAAKTAKTAGKNKRRTQALFEDDDDLESELSGLINTPSFTLSTARPPKPPTAKAAPPGTPTAVKVKRPSKPTAHTGSPKSERQEPQEEKRPESIVVTGSLTVRDLSELMKVPETEIIRTLFFKGMAVNITQTLDVDTIEMIARDFEIAVETPSTQSAAIKTTEMIDVSDWESLQRRPPVVTIMGHVDHGKTTLLDSIRKTKVAQGEAGGITQHIGAYHVDVEHNGKPEQIVFLDTPGHEAFTAMRARGARVTDIAVLVVAADDGVQPQTKEAISHARAAEVPIVVAINKVDKPSANPDRIKQELTEQGLVAEDWGGETIMVPVSALRGENLDNLLEMILLVAEVEELVANPDRLAKGTVIEANLDRTKGPVATLLVQNGTLRVGDSIVAGSVFGKIRAMIDDRGQKVEAATPSFAVEILGLSDVPAAGDEFDVYESEKEARSIADQRAIERRNTRLQQALSSRRVSLSTLSIQAQEGQLKELNLILKADVQGSVEAILGALKQLPQNEVQIRVLLASPGEITETDVDLAAASGAVVVGFNTTLASGARASADREGVDIRDYNIIYKLLDDIQGAMEGLLDPEEVEEHLGFAEVRAVFTVGRGAVAGCYVQSGKLVRNRFLRVRRGKEIVYQGVLDSLKRMKEDAREVATGFECGVGVSKFNDWKEGDIIEAYEMVMKRRTLSS
- a CDS encoding YlxR family protein; amino-acid sequence: MNPFVNYRRCISCRLFAPKESFWRIVRLHPSGQIQLDQGMGRAAYICPQPNCLQLARQKNRLGRALKANIPETLYESLQERLGTAKQGRSNQD
- the nusA gene encoding transcription termination factor NusA, producing MATVNLPGLKIMLEEISQRHNLPKNAVQEALREALIKGYERYRRAQSLEKAAQFHEDYFNNFDVELDVEEEGFRILSTKTIVEEVTNPDHHIGLKEVQEVADEAQLGDEVVLDVTPDQKEFGRMAAIQTKQVLLQKLRDNQRKLIQEEFQDLEGTVLQARVVRFERQAAIVMVQSTYGQPEVEAELPKREQLPNDNYRANATFKVLLKKVLEGSHRGPQLIVSRAAAGLVVYLFANEVPEIEEEIVRIVAVAREANPPSRHVGSRTKIAVDTLERDVDPVGACIGARGSRIQAVVNELRGEKIDVIRWSPDPATYIANALSPARIDQVLFTNAEERQALVLVAQDQLSLAIGKEGQNVRLAARLTGWKIDIKDIVLYKGEQEVKTDETDPEAQDLDQE